In Panthera leo isolate Ple1 chromosome F3, P.leo_Ple1_pat1.1, whole genome shotgun sequence, one genomic interval encodes:
- the LOC122212350 gene encoding olfactory receptor 6Y1 produces the protein MITKVLEAGNHTATIHFILLGFPTRPAFQLFLFFVFLATYLLTLLENALIILAICGDRQLHKPMYFFLSHLSFLEMWYVTVISPKMLVDFLSHDKTISFNGCMTQLYFFVTFVCAEYLLLAVMAFDRHVAICKPLRYPVIVTNQLCGTLAGGCWLCGLTTATIKMVFIARLHYCGKPHINHYFCDISPLFSIPCEDPSQAERVDFFLALVVIAIPLCVVVASYATILSAILRIPSSHGRQKAFSTCASHLTVVILFYSTTLFTYARPKLMYTYSSNKVVSVLYTVIVPLLNPIIYCLRNREVKAALKKTVLCKGSRSRGDVALSN, from the coding sequence ATGATCACCAAAGTTCTGGAAGCAGGTAACCACACAGCAACCATACATTTCATTCTTCTGGGATTTCCAACACGGCCAGCCTTCCAGCTTTTCCTGTTCTTCGTGTTCCTGGCAACCTACCTACTGACTCTGCTGGAGAACGCTCTCATCATCCTGGCCATTTGCGGTGACAGACAACTGCACAAGCCCATGTACTTCTTTCTGAGCCACCTCTCCTTCCTGGAGATGTGGTATGTCACTGTCATCAGCCCCAAGATGCTGGTGGACTTCCTCAGCCATGACAAGACCATTTCCTTCAATGGCTGCATGACTCAACTTTACTTCTTTGTGACCTTTGTCTGCGCAGAGTACCTCCTCCTCGCTGTTATGGCCTTTGACCGCCACGTAGCCATTTGTAAGCCACTACGCTACCCAGTTATCGTGACCAACCAGCTCTGTGGTACCCTGGCGGGGGGATGCTGGCTCTGTGGACTCACAACTGCCACGATTAAGATGGTTTTCATAGCCCGACTCCACTACTGTGGCAAACCTCACATCAACCATTATTTCTGCGATATTTCTCCGCTCTTCAGCATCCCCTGCGAAGACCCCTCGCAGGCAGAGCGAGTAGACTTCTTTCTGGCCCTCGTGGTTATTGCCATCCCCCTTTGTGTGGTCGTGGCGTCTTATGCCACCATTCTCAGTGCCATCCTCAGGATCCCTTCTTCACACGGCCGCCAAAAGGCGTTTTCCACCTGTGCCTCTCACCTGACTGTTGTCATTCTCTTCTATTCCACAACCCTTTTCACCTATGCCCGCCCCAAACTCATGTACACCTACAGTTCCAACAAAGTGGTATCCGTGCTCTACACGGTCATCGTCCCCCTCCTCAACCCCATCATCTACTGTCTGAGGAACCGGGAAGTAAAGGCAGCCCTCAAGAAGACCGTACTGTGCAAAGGAAGTCGTTCCAGAGGGGATGTGGCTTTGAGCAATTAA